From one Nothobranchius furzeri strain GRZ-AD chromosome 2, NfurGRZ-RIMD1, whole genome shotgun sequence genomic stretch:
- the LOC107377822 gene encoding acyl-coenzyme A thioesterase 1, with amino-acid sequence MASSQVRLRILPSASCLFDKMVQIRLEGLAPHKSVKLRSKLVDDRGVTFTASALYVSDKTGQIDLSTSPSLAGSFTGVEPMGLFWAMTPDTPHSKHLKKNVLSPTSVEFQALCEETGELLASGTNEREYLIEGMKRIPVAEGNIRGVLFIPPGEGPFPGIIDLYTFGGGLTESRASLLAGRGFVVLALAYYRYNSLPKNPQNLNLEYFEEALTYLKNHSEVQTSRIGIISLSHSGALALSMASFFSGITATACINGCTANTVIPVHYKNQVLPPLTPVIKNITVTDSGLIDIRDALPDPTLERNRSSLIPIERATCHFLFAFSEDDHNWNSSFFAKQAASILKSHGKESFELFGYPKAGHFLEVPYTPFCPSGFHGAVGREVVFGGEPKAHSEAQLHLWEKVQLFFKTRLGSKNTAV; translated from the exons ATGGCATCTTCACAAGTGCGACTGCGAATCCTCCCCAGCGCTAGTTGTCTTTTTGACAAAATGGTTCAGATTAGACTAGAAGGCCTTGCTCCTCATAAGTCGGTGAAGCTGAGATCCAAACTGGTTGATGATAGGGGCGTCACTTTCACAGCATCTGCCCTTTACGTTTCGGATAAAACCGGCCAGATAGATCTctccacatcaccttccctggcaGGGAGCTTCACTGGGGTGGAGCCCATGGGTTTGTTTTGGGCCATGACACCAGACACGCCGCACAGTAAGCACCTGAAGAAGAATGTACTCAGCCCGACGTCAGTGGAGTTTCAAGCCCTCTGTGAGGAGACCGGTGAGCTCTTGGCGTCTGGAACTAATGAGAGAGAATACCTGATTGAAGGAATGAAGAGAATCCCCGTGGCGGAGGGAAATATAAGAGGGGTCCTCTTCATACCACCAG GAGAGGGCCCATTTCCTGGAATCATTGATTTGTACACTTTTGGGGGAGGCCTTACTGAATCCAGGGCCAGCCTACTGGCAGGTAGAGGTTTTGTGGTGCTGGCCCTGGCATATTATCGTTACAACAGTTTaccaaaaaacccacaaaacctgAACTTGGAGTACTTTGAAGAGGCTTTAACATATCTGAAAAATCACTCCGAG GTGCAGACTTCTCGGATCGGGATCATCTCGCTCTCACATAGCGGTGCTCTGGCCTTGTCAATGGCGTCTTTTTTCTCTGGAATCACCGCAACCGCCTGCATCAACGGCTGCACTGCAAACACAGTGATTCCTGTTCACTACAAGAACCAGGTACTTCCTCCACTTACACCTGTCATAAAGAATATTACAGTCACAGACTCTGGACTTATTGACATACGAGACGCCTTGCCAGATCCCACTCTGGAAAGGAACAGGTCGTCTTTGATTCCCATTGAGCGGGCCACCTGCCACTTCCTGTTTGCCTTCTCTGAAGATGACCACAACTGGAACAGCTCCTTTTTTGCCAAGCAAGCTGCTTCAATCCTCAAAAGTCATGGAAAAGAATCATTTGAGCTGTTCGGCTACCCGAAAGCCGGACACTTCCTGGAAGTCCCCTACACGCCGTTTTGTCCGTCTGGGTTTCACGGAGCTGTGGGGAGGGAAGTGGTGTTTGGCGGGGAGCCAAAAGCTCACTCCGAGGCTCAGCTGCACCTGTGGGAGAAGGTCCAGCTGTTCTTCAAGACCCGCTTGGGCAGCAAGAATACTGCTGTATAA